The window ACCAAAAAACATAATGTTTTAAACAATGCATATTTATATGATAAAGATGAATTATTTGATATTGCTTGTGATGATAAATATTTAGATAATTTATTTTTTAATAATTTAAAAAAATCACTTAAATTAACCAAAAAAGAAGAAATTATTTTAGATAATTATTTTTTAGAAGGACAAACTCAAAAAGAAATATTTAAAAAATATAACATTTCTCCTTATTATCAAAATTCAATTTTACGTCAACTCGCAAGAAAAATTATTAATATAATATAATATTATTATATAATTTAGAAATTATGAAAAAGCAAAGCAAAAAAGTTTCATTAGCATGTATTATATGTAAACAAAAAAACTATTCAACAAATAAATCAATTGAAAAAAAAAGATTAGAGATAAATAAATTTTGTCGTTTTTGTAATGCAAAAACATTGCATAAGGAGGAAAAATAATGAATCAAAGAAATGATAATAAAATTGAGCCATTTCAAAATCTTTCTTTTGCTGAATCACAAGCTTTAAAAGAAAAACTACCTCCAGTTACAAAAGAAAGACCTTTTCGTTCATTTCGAAAAGATATTAAAAGAATTATTTGACCAAAGGCTAAAAAAGCTTGAAAATGATATGCCTTTACATTACTATTTTTAGTAGTTTTTGCTGTTTTATTTTTTCTAATAACAGTATTTTTTACAAATATATGAAATTCATTAGGAATTAAATTATAAAGGGGTAAATATGACAAATACAAAAGGTGAAAAATTAATGTATAAATGATATATGGTTTCTACTGTTTCAGGTAAAGAACAAAAAGTTAAAGAAACATTAGAAAACAAAATCCAAACAACAGGAATGCAAGAATTTTTTGAACAAATTAGAATTTTCCAAATGCCACATTTAACAAGTAAAGAACTTGAGAAAAAAACTCGTGGTGAACAATATAAACCTACTTTTATAAATATGTATAAAGGATACATTTTTATAAAAATGTGTATGAGTGACGATTCTTGATATTTAGTTCGTAATACACAATATGTAACAGGATTAATCGGATCTTCTGGTAAAGGAGCAAAACCTACCCCTATTTCAAAAAGAAAAATAGAGGAAATGGAAAATAAAGAAAAATTATTACAAGAAGAATTTGCAACTGGGAACATTGAAACTGCTTTTAAAGAACAAACTATTGTTAGAGTGGTTCAAAAAGATAGTCCTTACTTTGGATCAGAAGGTGCTATTATTCAAAACAATGATAAAGAAGAAAAAGCATTTGTGGAAATAGAAATATTTGGAAGAAAAACCCCAACTCAATTTGATTATAAAGATTTAGAAATAATTGGTTAATAGAAACACCGTCAGAGGTGTTTTTATATTTCCTTTAGTTTCTTTAATTTATTAAAATATTTATTAATATTTGTTTCATTAAAAAAGTCTTCTTTGGAATTAAAAAGTAAATGTAGATAATCAATTTCATCATAAATTTTATAAATCAATTCTTTTGGGTATTTGTATTTAATAATGTTATTTTTAAAATCATTTCAATCTATAACATTAAAATCATTGTGTAATTTTGTTTTGATATCAAGATCAAAATCAATGTATTTAACAATTTTATTTTCAATATAAAAAGGACTTGCTAAATTTACATAAACAAATTTTTGATCATCTGTAATTAAAATAGTAACGTTGAAAAAATGATTTTTGGAAAATATAAATAATGTTGGTTCATTTACAACTCAATTAATTGAAACTTCTGCAACTTTTGTCTTGACCATTAAAAATACTACATAATCTTTTCAATTATCTATTAATTTAACGCCATTATATTGTCGATATAATGTACCATCATATTTAAATGATTGAATATTTAGATATTCTTTATTTTTTGAAAGATTATCTAATGTGTTTTTAAATTTTTCCATAATATTTTAATTTTATAGTAAATTCAGGATCTTTTGTAGATTCTTGGTCTCTTTGATAGTCTAAATAATATGTTTGAATATTAGGTAAAAGAGTATTTATTAATCTTCTATAATTAGAAATTCTTCTTTTAATGTCTTTATATCTATGATATGCAATTTCTTTATCAATTTGCATAATTTCATCATCTTGGATTTTATTATCTTCATTTTTATCTTCTCAGAATGATATTTTTATGTCTTTATTTAAATTTATTTTTTTAATATCAATTGCTTGTTTTGTAAAATAACTAAAATAAAAATTGTTTAAACCAACAAATTCAGGTCCTAGATCTTGGCCACCTTGTTGTTCTGAGTTTCTTCAATTACTTTTTGTTCTTAAATTACCCTCATTTATAATGATATCAAGAATATTTTTGTTAATTCCATCATCAATTATTAGGTGATTATTTTTTAAAAATGTTTTTCTAAATTGATTATTCTTAAATGCATCTTTTATATTAATATAACCTTCAATTTTCAACTTATTGTATGCTTCTTTTGCTTTTTCTTGAACATTTTTATTTTTAGGTGAATAACCTTTTTCACTTATTAAATCTAAAAAACTATTATCTGATGAAATTTGTGAAATAGGCAGACCATAACCTAGTAAATCTAAATATGCTTTATAAAGTAATTTTTGTCTTAATTGAGGATTAGGTAAAGTTTTTGAATTAAAAAAGTTTAATAAATTTTTAATTCAATTTCCATAAGTTAAAATTTCTTGCACTTCTTCTTGTGTGATTTTATTATTTTTTGTTGGAGTAAATGTGTCATTAAATACTCAATCGCTACCATATAATTTTGTACGATATACTTGCATTTCACCAGTAAAATTTTGTGTAAAAATTCCTAAAACATGACTTATATCTTCAGTATATGAACTAATAAAAGGAGTATTTGGATCATTATCAAAACCAAAATATCCACCATCTTGTGAAAAAGGTTGGTCATATGGTTTTTGAGGTATATAACTTAATTTTAAAAATTCTCTGGGAATTAATTCCTCAAAACTAAAATAATAATTTAAATCATCATTTTTTAAAGGGTTAACATATTGAATTCATTCTTTGAAGTCATGATTAAAACTAAAATCATGATTTGCTCATTGGTTATTTTTTGTTTGTAAATAATTTGCTCTTTTAAATAATTCACTTGCAGAATATTGTTTATAAATTGAAGTGTATTTTGAATCATTAAAAGCATTTTTTTCTAATTTATATTCTTTATATTTGTCACTAAATAATAATGATTCTTTAAAATCATCTAGAAATTTTTTGTTATATACTGTTTTTCCAAACTCTTTTATTTTTTTTTCATCAAGATTTATTGATTCATCAATTCTTAAATTATCAATAATTTCATCAGTTGCAAATTCGTCTTGAAATTCATCATTTATAATCATAGATTGAGCATAAATTGCTGCAATATGATGCATATATTCATGAATTAAAGTAGGTAAAATTAATTCAATTTTAATATCATTATTAACTTGATATCAAGGTGTTCTTAATTTTCTTAATTTTTTATCTTCAGTAAACATTAAACTATCAGTAGAAAGATATATTTGCTCATATGAACCTATAAATAAACCGTTTGCTGCTTTTTTATGAGTATTTTTTATATTAGGTTTATTTATATTTACTCTCACTAATTCTGTAATTTCAGGACCATAACCACCTTTTCTTGCAAATGCATAAGCAAGTTTTTTCATTCCGTCTTGATCTAAAAAATACTTTAAATTATTTTCATTATCTTTTGCATATGCTCATTGTCTGATGCTAAGAATTCTAGGATCGTATTTATCATTTAATGAACCGTTTTTGTCGTATTTAGCATTAAATTCTATATATTCACCTTCAGCTGCTACATAAATATCAGATTTGTTGTTTAAAACAATTCCAAAAACAGCACCAACTCCAAGGGAAATTGATGCGATAGAAATTACTGAACCTAAAACAACCCACTTAAATAAAGAAGTGTCTTTTGGTATATTTTTTTTTGTAAACTTGAATTTCATATTTTTATATTTTAATAAATTATTAAAAAAGTTAATTAATATTTTACAATTTAAATTATGAGACTCAAATTTAACAAAGAAGCAGAAGGGATTTTAAATGCTTCTGAAATATTATTAAAACAAAGACCAATATATTTTGATCAAACTACTTATGTAGAAATAGGCATGGGTAAAGGTCAAATGATTTCACAAATGGCTTTAGAAAATCCTCATATTAACTTTATAGGATGAGAAAAATATTCAACAATAGCATTATATGCTTTAAAAAAAATTCAAAAAAACAATATTTCTAATTTGAAATTAATTGTTGATGATGCTACGAATATTGAAGAAATTTTAGCTTCAAAAGTAGATAAAATTTATTTAACTTTTTCAGATCCATGACCTAAAAAAAGACATGCAAAAAGAAGATTATTACATCGAAATTTTTTAACTAAATTTTCTCATGTTTTAAAACCAGATGGAATAATAATCTTTAAAACAGATAATGATTTTTTATATAATTTTGCACTTGAAGAATTAGAGTTTTTAAATGCAAATATTATTTTTCAAACAACAGATCTTCATAATAGTATAAAAAATCACACAAATATACCTACTGAATATGAATTAAAATGATCTGCAAAAGGTAAAAATATTAATTATGTTGAGTTTAATTTTGTAAAGTAAATCTGGTGACAGATTTATTTTTTTAATTAAGATAATGCTAGGTTTTAGCCCATTTTGGTGTATAATTATTATATTTATATAATAATATAATAATATTTAA is drawn from Mycoplasma miroungirhinis and contains these coding sequences:
- the nusG gene encoding transcription termination/antitermination protein NusG, which translates into the protein MTNTKGEKLMYKWYMVSTVSGKEQKVKETLENKIQTTGMQEFFEQIRIFQMPHLTSKELEKKTRGEQYKPTFINMYKGYIFIKMCMSDDSWYLVRNTQYVTGLIGSSGKGAKPTPISKRKIEEMENKEKLLQEEFATGNIETAFKEQTIVRVVQKDSPYFGSEGAIIQNNDKEEKAFVEIEIFGRKTPTQFDYKDLEIIG
- the rpmG gene encoding 50S ribosomal protein L33; the encoded protein is MKKQSKKVSLACIICKQKNYSTNKSIEKKRLEINKFCRFCNAKTLHKEEK
- a CDS encoding preprotein translocase subunit SecE, with the translated sequence MNQRNDNKIEPFQNLSFAESQALKEKLPPVTKERPFRSFRKDIKRIIWPKAKKAWKWYAFTLLFLVVFAVLFFLITVFFTNIWNSLGIKL
- the trmB gene encoding tRNA (guanosine(46)-N7)-methyltransferase TrmB, with the translated sequence MRLKFNKEAEGILNASEILLKQRPIYFDQTTYVEIGMGKGQMISQMALENPHINFIGWEKYSTIALYALKKIQKNNISNLKLIVDDATNIEEILASKVDKIYLTFSDPWPKKRHAKRRLLHRNFLTKFSHVLKPDGIIIFKTDNDFLYNFALEELEFLNANIIFQTTDLHNSIKNHTNIPTEYELKWSAKGKNINYVEFNFVK
- a CDS encoding MYPU_1760 family metalloprotease — protein: MKFKFTKKNIPKDTSLFKWVVLGSVISIASISLGVGAVFGIVLNNKSDIYVAAEGEYIEFNAKYDKNGSLNDKYDPRILSIRQWAYAKDNENNLKYFLDQDGMKKLAYAFARKGGYGPEITELVRVNINKPNIKNTHKKAANGLFIGSYEQIYLSTDSLMFTEDKKLRKLRTPWYQVNNDIKIELILPTLIHEYMHHIAAIYAQSMIINDEFQDEFATDEIIDNLRIDESINLDEKKIKEFGKTVYNKKFLDDFKESLLFSDKYKEYKLEKNAFNDSKYTSIYKQYSASELFKRANYLQTKNNQWANHDFSFNHDFKEWIQYVNPLKNDDLNYYFSFEELIPREFLKLSYIPQKPYDQPFSQDGGYFGFDNDPNTPFISSYTEDISHVLGIFTQNFTGEMQVYRTKLYGSDWVFNDTFTPTKNNKITQEEVQEILTYGNWIKNLLNFFNSKTLPNPQLRQKLLYKAYLDLLGYGLPISQISSDNSFLDLISEKGYSPKNKNVQEKAKEAYNKLKIEGYINIKDAFKNNQFRKTFLKNNHLIIDDGINKNILDIIINEGNLRTKSNWRNSEQQGGQDLGPEFVGLNNFYFSYFTKQAIDIKKINLNKDIKISFWEDKNEDNKIQDDEIMQIDKEIAYHRYKDIKRRISNYRRLINTLLPNIQTYYLDYQRDQESTKDPEFTIKLKYYGKI
- a CDS encoding DUF402 domain-containing protein, which produces MEKFKNTLDNLSKNKEYLNIQSFKYDGTLYRQYNGVKLIDNWKDYVVFLMVKTKVAEVSINWVVNEPTLFIFSKNHFFNVTILITDDQKFVYVNLASPFYIENKIVKYIDFDLDIKTKLHNDFNVIDWNDFKNNIIKYKYPKELIYKIYDEIDYLHLLFNSKEDFFNETNINKYFNKLKKLKEI